TGATTGATGGTCGCAGAGTGGTATCCAACAGTTACTCAGGTAACTATGTCAGCCTCTCGACCATTCCCACCAGTTTTGTGGACAAGGTGGAAATCATCACCGGTGGTGCATCTGCCACCTATGGCTCAGACGCGGTTGCCGGTGTGGTGAACATCATCACCGAGCAGGACAAACAAGGTGTTACCTTCAACGTGCGCTCTGGCCAGACCGAAAGCGGCGGTGAAGAGTTGGGTGTAGATGGTGACTTCGGTGCTCTCTATGCCGATGGCAAGGGCTACCTGTTTATGGCCGCCTCTTACAATAAGGACTGGGGCCTGGATTATTGGGACAGGAACAGAGCCCAGCAGCAGGAATCCTGGTCGTATGACACCAAGCGCATGTGTAACACCATGCTCACCGAAACCTACGATACGGCGCTGAGAACCAACGCCCATTGTATGCGTGATATCACCCAGGCAGACTGGCGCGACCTGAACGACTCCATTCCCGGTGGCGTATTCAACGAAGCCAGCAGTACCCGACCAGATGCCGGTTTTTGGTATGACGGCCAAACCCTCCGTAACGACTGGCACGAAGAAAAATACGGTATCCACTTCCAGCAGTTTGACTGGTTGAAAGTACCCGATGAGTCAGTGGCTGCCGCCGTGAAGACTGAGTATGACTTTGACTCGGGCACCCAGGCCTATTTCCAGTTGCAATACAGCCGCAACCACTCGGTTAACAACAAGTCACCTGAAAGCTCAGACGAAAACGAATTCGCCCTGGTGCGGGATCCTGTGACCGGTGAATTTGTTGAGGAGTACGTTGGCCGTATTCCGAAGAATAACCCCTTCGTTCCCCAGGAAATTTTTGATGGTGCCAGCTCTCGCGGCATCACCTGGGACAGAAACTTTGCCGAAGTGGGTGCCATTGTTAACGAAAACACCCGTACCACCTATCGCAGCTGGGCTGGCCTCAGAGGCTTTGTGTGGGACAACTGGGAGTGGGATTTGTCGGTGGGCTACGGCAAGTTCCGTCAGGAACAAAACCGTCAGAACGAAATTGATGTGGTGAAGCTGCGTAATGCACTGCAGGCTGAGAAACTCGCCGATGGCACTATTCAGTGTATCGACAGTGATGCCCGCGCCGATGGATGTGTGCCTGTTAACCTGTTCGGTGAAGGCGCTATCAGCGTCGACGCGGCCAACTATATTCGCTCCAACCCCACTATCACCACTGATATCACCATGACCAACGTGCTGGGTTATATCACCGGCGATTTGTTTGATTTGCCCGCCGGTCCTGTTGCCTCTGCATTTGGTTTTGAATATCGCCGCGACACCCAAAGTGTTGACACCAACGTGCCAAACGGTGGCGTGACCTTTAACTATGTGCCCAGTTTTGAGGGCGATGTCAGTGTGTACGAAGCCTTTGGTGAGGCGTCACTGCCGCTGCTGCGGGATGTTACCGCCGCCAAGAGCCTGTCCATGGATCTGTCGCTGCGTGTGGCTGATTACAGCTGGTCTACCACTGACCTTATCAAGAGCTACAAGGCCGGTTTGGTCTACGAGCCTGCCGAAGGTTATATGGTTCGTGCCAACTGGGCTACTGCCCAACGTGCGCCAACCATCACAGAGCTGCTCTCTCCACCACGGGGCGATTACGACAGCTTCAGCGATGTGTGTGATGGTGTAACGGCAACTTCCACCGGTGAAGGTCATG
This sequence is a window from Shewanella zhangzhouensis. Protein-coding genes within it:
- a CDS encoding TonB-dependent receptor plug domain-containing protein translates to MKKTILTLAIQAAVLGGMSMTAVAADEVEVSQVKGNQPQQNAEAEQQTIEKISVTGSRIKRDSFSVATPLATLDSEAIDDAGTGSLSAILVDELPQVAEGTSNTNSQSSVQNTGLSTIDLRNLGTNRTLTLIDGRRVVSNSYSGNYVSLSTIPTSFVDKVEIITGGASATYGSDAVAGVVNIITEQDKQGVTFNVRSGQTESGGEELGVDGDFGALYADGKGYLFMAASYNKDWGLDYWDRNRAQQQESWSYDTKRMCNTMLTETYDTALRTNAHCMRDITQADWRDLNDSIPGGVFNEASSTRPDAGFWYDGQTLRNDWHEEKYGIHFQQFDWLKVPDESVAAAVKTEYDFDSGTQAYFQLQYSRNHSVNNKSPESSDENEFALVRDPVTGEFVEEYVGRIPKNNPFVPQEIFDGASSRGITWDRNFAEVGAIVNENTRTTYRSWAGLRGFVWDNWEWDLSVGYGKFRQEQNRQNEIDVVKLRNALQAEKLADGTIQCIDSDARADGCVPVNLFGEGAISVDAANYIRSNPTITTDITMTNVLGYITGDLFDLPAGPVASAFGFEYRRDTQSVDTNVPNGGVTFNYVPSFEGDVSVYEAFGEASLPLLRDVTAAKSLSMDLSLRVADYSWSTTDLIKSYKAGLVYEPAEGYMVRANWATAQRAPTITELLSPPRGDYDSFSDVCDGVTATSTGEGHANCRQDPGIAATIAADGVFNDDNNGYSPNVGNENLKEESAETFTVGVSLAPSFIEGLRVAVDYYDIKIEDAMTSLENEDIIKFCYASSLPYGDDNAFCNDIKRDGDGQIIEVQQRVINADETRTSGYDLALDYKYDLDAWGDLKLKLDWSHVIDYTITATGPDGQYTNSYLGQLSSGIFEDKGSASLTWRLDNLRLRWSVKYKSDIRRSQSTHESWEKAMELNAENCAAADAACVANPEPLWGNELPSVTTHNFSASYGFDLGSNAELRLYGGVNNLFDERGPFVIGGSGSYDSAYGGGQGRYGYLGAEVKF